A genome region from Neptunomonas japonica JAMM 1380 includes the following:
- a CDS encoding ammonia-forming cytochrome c nitrite reductase subunit c552, which yields MSRRFLNHVSRIALLQLCVCLGLLIGVLTNATAWATAHENERYIGSLTCKGCHAAEYNAWQTSDHAWSMREASHESVKGDFNDASFEYFGRITKFYKKGESFWLETQNESGEQAHYEVIYTFGTYPLQQYLVSFPKGRYQILNIAWDSRTLEEGGQKWFHLFPEKPLLYDSPLHWTGPYQRWNSRCAHCHSTNFKKNFDPRTETYTSSWAEVNVACEACHGPGKQHQTWAQASQTTQQISTQFALTRWLKSQSQWQVGTQNTAINKGESNLEQLEQCAGCHARRTLLNEESSSRLEDAYQLRLLEPPLYHADGQINDEVFVYGSFLQSKMYAKGVECSNCHEPHSLALKAQGNQLCSQCHATAVFDQPQHSRHQQGSTGAQCVNCHMPATTYMQIDPRRDHSLRIPRPDLSQKTGVPNACNQCHDDKSPAWAADVLARWLKEKGKTQPEHYSDILVALAEETENSQALLTSLLQGPVPAIVKASALSRLGAFVEAGTLKVIEAQRANPDPLVRRAALMALQSYPLRYKVATAVESLYDEVAAVRFMAYQLLFELEASQLPKPSRKQYEAVGQEYSAWLGLHADTPDGQLRYGNLKSAKKEYRQAEIHYKKALEYNAQFVPAMVNLAELYRRQDKDLEALPLLNSAIINSPNDGALYYALGLLKVRQKDYQSAASTLKQASVLAPHNMQYGFVAAVALEASGNIQEAIELLTVLKRRFPQDTRIEQALSSYKQKQSAEER from the coding sequence ATGAGTAGGCGCTTTTTAAACCATGTTTCACGTATTGCGCTGCTTCAGTTGTGTGTCTGCTTGGGGCTTTTAATTGGGGTTCTCACAAACGCGACTGCATGGGCCACCGCTCATGAAAATGAACGATATATCGGCTCACTCACTTGCAAAGGTTGCCATGCAGCTGAATATAATGCGTGGCAAACCTCTGATCATGCTTGGTCTATGCGCGAGGCAAGTCACGAAAGTGTTAAAGGTGACTTTAACGACGCCTCATTTGAATACTTTGGGCGGATAACAAAATTCTATAAAAAAGGGGAATCCTTTTGGTTAGAAACCCAGAATGAAAGTGGCGAACAAGCGCATTATGAGGTTATTTATACCTTTGGGACCTATCCATTACAGCAGTATTTGGTGAGTTTTCCGAAAGGGCGCTACCAAATTTTGAATATCGCTTGGGATAGCCGTACGCTTGAAGAGGGCGGACAAAAGTGGTTTCATCTCTTCCCTGAAAAGCCCCTACTATACGATAGCCCGCTGCACTGGACAGGACCATATCAGCGTTGGAACAGCCGATGTGCGCATTGTCATTCTACAAATTTCAAGAAAAATTTTGATCCGCGTACCGAAACCTATACTTCAAGCTGGGCCGAGGTAAACGTGGCTTGCGAGGCCTGCCATGGACCGGGAAAGCAACACCAAACATGGGCACAAGCATCTCAAACTACGCAACAAATTAGCACTCAATTTGCGCTAACGCGATGGCTAAAAAGCCAAAGTCAGTGGCAAGTAGGAACGCAAAACACCGCCATTAACAAAGGTGAAAGTAACCTTGAGCAGCTAGAGCAATGTGCAGGCTGCCATGCGCGCAGAACATTGTTAAACGAAGAGAGCAGCTCGCGCCTTGAAGATGCCTACCAGTTACGGCTATTGGAGCCTCCTTTGTACCACGCGGATGGGCAAATTAACGACGAGGTCTTTGTATATGGTTCGTTTTTGCAAAGTAAAATGTATGCGAAAGGTGTGGAGTGCAGTAACTGCCATGAACCTCACAGTTTAGCCTTAAAAGCACAAGGAAATCAGCTGTGTAGCCAGTGCCATGCCACCGCGGTGTTTGATCAACCGCAACATTCGCGTCATCAACAAGGTTCAACAGGTGCGCAGTGCGTTAACTGCCACATGCCAGCTACGACCTATATGCAAATAGATCCTCGCCGAGATCATAGTTTGCGTATTCCAAGACCTGACCTTAGCCAAAAAACAGGTGTGCCAAATGCCTGTAACCAATGTCATGATGATAAAAGTCCAGCATGGGCTGCTGATGTGCTTGCACGCTGGTTAAAGGAAAAAGGGAAAACACAACCCGAGCATTATTCGGATATTTTAGTGGCGCTAGCAGAGGAGACAGAAAACTCACAAGCGTTGTTAACCTCATTACTGCAAGGTCCTGTGCCTGCGATAGTAAAAGCGAGTGCATTGAGTCGATTAGGGGCTTTTGTGGAGGCTGGAACACTAAAAGTGATAGAAGCGCAGCGTGCTAATCCTGACCCATTAGTTCGCCGTGCGGCGTTAATGGCACTGCAAAGTTATCCTTTGCGTTACAAGGTCGCAACAGCCGTAGAGTCGCTCTATGATGAAGTTGCCGCTGTTAGATTCATGGCCTATCAATTATTGTTTGAGCTTGAGGCCTCCCAGCTCCCTAAGCCTAGCCGTAAGCAATATGAAGCAGTGGGCCAAGAGTACAGTGCTTGGCTAGGTTTACATGCCGACACGCCTGATGGGCAACTCAGATATGGTAATTTAAAAAGCGCAAAAAAAGAGTATCGACAAGCGGAAATCCATTATAAAAAAGCGCTTGAATATAACGCACAGTTTGTTCCTGCGATGGTTAACTTAGCTGAACTTTATCGCCGACAAGATAAAGATTTAGAGGCTCTGCCTTTATTAAACTCAGCAATAATAAATTCACCAAACGATGGCGCTTTGTACTACGCCTTAGGTTTATTAAAAGTACGTCAAAAAGATTATCAAAGTGCAGCCAGCACGTTGAAACAGGCCTCCGTGCTTGCCCCACATAATATGCAGTACGGGTTCGTTGCTGCCGTAGCTTTAGAAGCCAGTGGAAATATTCAAGAAGCAATCGAATTATTAACTGTGTTGAAGCGGCGCTTTCCTCAAGATACACGAATAGAGCAAGCCCTTAGCAGTTATAAACAAAAACAGAGTGCTGAGGAACGTTAG
- a CDS encoding AAA family ATPase, translating to MRPFDAVQHLKKQLCRQVLGQDLVIERVLISLLCDGNLLVEGLPGTAKTRVIKSLAQQLDASLGRIQFTPDLLPSDVTGTEVYHHEKGRDELVFQPGPLFNNLVLADEINRAPAKVQAALLESMEERQVTVAGCTHKLPQLFMVLATQNPIEQEGTYPLPEAQIDRFLMKVRMAFPNDDAEREIMHLMRQEEGGSGHVVETISQQKIFAAREKISQIYMSSAIDDYIIALIMTSRKPSRYSEELANQIEVGASSRASIALDRCSRAHAWLQGRDYVEPDDVRAVVTDVLRHRLILSYEAQANNVDADQVIAKLVSLVPVV from the coding sequence ATGCGTCCTTTTGATGCCGTTCAGCATCTTAAGAAACAGCTGTGTCGACAGGTTCTTGGTCAAGATTTAGTTATTGAAAGAGTTCTTATTAGCTTGTTATGCGATGGGAATTTATTGGTCGAAGGTTTACCAGGAACAGCAAAAACACGGGTCATTAAATCACTTGCTCAACAGCTTGATGCTTCCTTAGGTCGTATCCAGTTTACACCGGACTTGCTTCCTAGCGATGTGACCGGTACTGAGGTTTATCATCATGAAAAAGGGCGCGATGAATTGGTTTTTCAGCCGGGCCCTCTTTTTAATAACCTTGTTTTAGCAGATGAAATTAACCGTGCACCAGCTAAAGTTCAGGCTGCTTTATTAGAATCTATGGAGGAAAGGCAAGTTACGGTGGCTGGGTGCACTCATAAACTACCGCAGCTTTTTATGGTGTTAGCGACACAAAATCCGATAGAGCAAGAAGGCACTTACCCTCTTCCTGAGGCACAAATAGATCGTTTTTTGATGAAAGTCAGAATGGCTTTTCCAAATGATGATGCTGAGCGGGAGATCATGCATTTGATGCGTCAGGAGGAGGGGGGTAGCGGTCATGTAGTCGAGACAATCTCACAGCAGAAAATTTTTGCTGCACGAGAGAAAATTAGCCAAATCTATATGTCTTCGGCCATTGATGATTACATTATTGCTTTGATCATGACGAGCCGAAAACCAAGCCGTTATAGTGAAGAGCTGGCCAACCAGATTGAAGTAGGGGCGAGTTCTAGAGCGAGCATTGCTTTGGATCGTTGCTCGCGCGCTCATGCGTGGCTTCAAGGGCGTGATTACGTAGAGCCTGACGACGTTCGAGCGGTGGTGACCGATGTACTACGCCACCGACTTATTCTTAGTTACGAAGCTCAAGCTAACAATGTCGATGCAGATCAAGTGATTGCTAAATTGGTTTCACTGGTGCCTGTTGTATAG
- a CDS encoding efflux RND transporter permease subunit → MKHECTSAEHHILHPLEDSEPVLERAVFRFRPALIFLFIMATLFLGYKAIDLRPDASFEKMIPTFHPYIANYLEHKEDLSGLGNAVRISIESTNGDIFNADFLETLKKINDEVFFISGVDRSGLKSIWTPNVRWSEVTEEGLAGGAVIPDGYDGSEASLSKLRVNITKSGQVGTLISNNYKSALVYAPLYDTDPQTGERLDYQAFSRNLEQLIRDKYETDHVKIHITGFAKVVGDLIDGASQVIIFFILAIGITLVLIYLYSRCIKSTLVPLACSIIAVIWQLGLLRTFGYGLDPYSMLVPFLVFAIAVSHGVQVINAIGINASEGNSPEVAARKAFRVLYIPGLTALISDGIGFITLMVIKIEVIQDLAVAASLGVAAIILTNLVLLPILMSYLGVSQKGIKHLNKPATGFSVWSIFVKFTQPKIALITITLAVTTLGLSVYESRNLKVGDLDAGAPELRQDSRYNLDNKFMVDNYSSSTDIFVTLVKTSDNECITFETLDTVDRFQWRMQQIEGVQTTRSVVNAAKRGIVGLNEGNLKWATLSRNQFVLNAATSGKHVPPGMINGACNLIPVVVYLNDHRAETLNRVVAEVESFAAENNHEGLKFLMAAGNAGIEAATNIVIDKSQYEMLMWVYGVVSLLCLLTFRSLRTVICIITPLALTSALCQALMTHLGIGVKVATLPVIALGVGIGVDYGIYIYTKLETYLKSGQSLEEAYLNTLKTTGKAVAFTGLTLAIGVGTWAWSPIKFQADMGILLTFMFILNMLGALILLPALARWLIRVEPKAPSISTAISTI, encoded by the coding sequence ATGAAACATGAATGCACCTCAGCCGAGCATCACATTTTACACCCTCTAGAGGATTCCGAACCCGTTTTAGAGCGCGCTGTTTTCCGCTTTCGTCCAGCACTCATTTTCCTTTTTATCATGGCAACCCTGTTTCTTGGCTACAAAGCGATAGACCTTCGCCCTGACGCCAGTTTTGAGAAAATGATCCCAACCTTTCACCCCTATATAGCCAACTATCTTGAACATAAAGAAGACTTATCAGGCCTAGGTAACGCTGTACGTATTTCGATTGAATCCACCAACGGCGATATTTTTAATGCGGATTTTCTTGAAACCCTCAAAAAAATCAATGATGAAGTGTTCTTTATTTCAGGTGTTGACCGCTCTGGCCTAAAATCTATCTGGACACCCAATGTTCGCTGGTCAGAAGTTACCGAAGAGGGCCTCGCCGGAGGTGCTGTTATTCCTGACGGTTATGATGGATCAGAAGCATCTCTGAGCAAACTACGCGTGAATATTACGAAGTCAGGCCAAGTGGGGACATTGATCTCCAATAACTATAAGTCTGCACTGGTTTACGCACCTCTTTATGATACAGACCCACAAACCGGTGAGCGCTTAGACTACCAAGCTTTTTCACGCAACTTAGAACAGCTCATTCGTGATAAATACGAAACTGACCATGTGAAAATCCACATCACCGGCTTTGCAAAAGTCGTAGGGGATTTAATTGATGGAGCCAGCCAAGTTATTATTTTCTTTATTCTGGCCATTGGTATTACCTTAGTCCTTATTTACCTTTATTCACGCTGTATAAAAAGCACCTTAGTGCCGCTAGCCTGCTCAATCATTGCGGTAATTTGGCAACTAGGCTTACTCAGAACCTTTGGTTACGGCTTAGACCCTTATTCAATGCTGGTACCATTTTTGGTATTCGCTATCGCGGTATCTCATGGGGTACAGGTTATCAACGCCATTGGCATAAACGCTTCTGAAGGTAATAGCCCTGAGGTTGCTGCACGTAAAGCGTTTCGTGTCCTTTACATTCCGGGGTTAACAGCACTAATCAGTGATGGCATCGGCTTTATCACTCTAATGGTCATTAAGATTGAGGTAATCCAAGATTTAGCAGTAGCCGCCAGTTTAGGCGTTGCCGCTATCATCTTAACTAATCTCGTATTGCTGCCCATTCTGATGTCTTATTTGGGGGTAAGCCAAAAAGGCATAAAGCACTTAAACAAACCAGCCACGGGCTTTTCGGTATGGTCTATATTTGTAAAATTCACACAACCAAAAATAGCACTTATCACCATTACATTAGCGGTCACAACGCTAGGCTTATCAGTCTATGAAAGCCGCAACCTTAAAGTCGGCGATTTGGATGCCGGTGCACCAGAGCTTCGTCAAGACTCGCGCTACAATCTTGATAATAAATTCATGGTGGATAACTACTCATCAAGCACCGATATTTTTGTCACCTTAGTTAAAACATCTGACAATGAGTGCATTACCTTTGAAACGCTCGATACCGTCGATCGCTTTCAATGGAGAATGCAACAAATCGAAGGAGTACAAACCACTCGTTCGGTTGTGAACGCTGCAAAAAGAGGCATTGTCGGTCTTAACGAAGGTAATCTGAAATGGGCTACTCTCTCACGAAACCAGTTTGTACTTAACGCTGCGACCAGTGGCAAGCATGTACCGCCTGGCATGATCAACGGAGCTTGTAACCTTATTCCAGTGGTTGTTTATTTGAACGACCACCGAGCAGAAACCCTCAACCGAGTGGTGGCTGAAGTAGAAAGCTTTGCCGCTGAAAACAACCACGAAGGACTTAAATTCTTAATGGCAGCCGGTAATGCAGGGATTGAAGCCGCCACCAACATCGTAATAGATAAATCTCAATATGAGATGCTGATGTGGGTATATGGCGTCGTCAGCTTACTCTGCTTACTTACCTTTCGTTCGCTGCGTACTGTTATCTGTATTATTACACCCTTGGCGTTAACTTCCGCCTTATGCCAAGCCCTCATGACTCACTTAGGCATTGGTGTAAAAGTCGCCACTCTACCTGTTATAGCATTAGGTGTGGGTATCGGTGTGGATTACGGTATCTACATTTATACCAAGCTAGAAACCTATTTAAAAAGTGGCCAATCGTTAGAAGAAGCGTACCTCAACACTCTTAAAACAACCGGTAAAGCGGTGGCCTTTACAGGTTTAACTTTAGCGATTGGTGTAGGTACCTGGGCATGGTCCCCTATTAAGTTCCAGGCCGACATGGGTATTTTGCTTACCTTTATGTTTATTCTAAATATGTTGGGTGCTCTTATTTTGCTGCCGGCACTGGCCCGCTGGTTAATTCGTGTCGAGCCCAAGGCTCCGAGCATTTCAACGGCCATCAGTACCATATAA
- a CDS encoding BatD family protein yields MNTIMSFFRYFILYVFVNELAIGANKQVLLEVTLSKGISTYQGELQVLQVDILTPTWFSRAPQLPVLKIPNVVVIQPHSFATNFTLKRGGQQFTAQRYEYWLYPQYAGLVVIPPFNVLAWPAGSSHGQSLESSSIVFQTDVIPNAAINSLILVTDKVKLTEAYHYPQGDLLSGSGITRDVHVSSHNVPGSLFPDLYSERLTSQKYGVYQSEPKLFDQSDREGFIGHRKEQYTYLLSESGEVTLPALNIRWWNATDNAWHVASLPAKTLQVLPSAGYSSAALDKWSLWGRFNMLIGAGLFICLLLGSLLWFKKRNQRASLLVQKKVHSERALRAQIKRAIKQQSLAEIIKNFYVWLGAQPSSRTVIANNFTRRSVAKPDVLAQVIFAQYAKPNNKNCMPAVDFRSLTRQINKEIKIRAGQSDLKDNHALPPLYIKD; encoded by the coding sequence GTGAACACTATTATGTCCTTTTTTCGGTACTTTATCTTATATGTTTTTGTTAATGAATTAGCCATTGGCGCGAATAAGCAGGTGCTTTTAGAAGTCACTCTAAGTAAAGGCATCAGTACTTATCAAGGGGAGCTACAAGTTCTTCAGGTGGATATCTTAACACCCACTTGGTTTAGTCGCGCTCCGCAGTTACCAGTATTAAAGATACCTAATGTTGTTGTGATACAACCCCATTCATTTGCTACCAACTTTACGCTGAAACGAGGTGGACAACAGTTTACCGCCCAGCGTTATGAATACTGGCTTTATCCACAATACGCTGGATTGGTTGTGATCCCTCCCTTTAATGTATTAGCTTGGCCAGCAGGGAGTAGCCACGGACAATCATTGGAGAGTTCATCTATCGTTTTCCAGACTGATGTTATACCTAATGCCGCGATTAATAGCTTAATTTTGGTGACTGATAAGGTAAAACTTACGGAGGCGTATCATTATCCACAAGGCGATTTATTAAGCGGCAGCGGTATAACGAGGGATGTTCATGTTAGTAGCCACAATGTACCAGGGAGTCTGTTCCCCGACTTATATAGCGAGCGACTAACGTCGCAGAAGTATGGTGTTTATCAAAGCGAACCGAAGCTATTTGACCAATCTGATCGGGAAGGGTTTATAGGCCATCGAAAAGAGCAGTACACCTATCTGTTATCCGAGTCTGGAGAGGTAACTTTACCCGCCTTGAATATACGTTGGTGGAACGCCACCGATAACGCATGGCATGTGGCTAGCTTGCCTGCAAAAACATTGCAGGTTTTGCCGAGCGCTGGGTATAGTTCAGCAGCACTTGATAAGTGGTCTTTATGGGGCAGGTTTAATATGTTAATTGGCGCTGGGTTATTTATTTGTTTACTTTTAGGAAGCTTGCTTTGGTTTAAAAAACGCAATCAAAGAGCAAGCTTATTAGTACAAAAAAAAGTACATAGTGAGAGAGCTCTTAGAGCACAAATCAAACGAGCAATTAAGCAACAGAGCTTGGCTGAGATCATTAAAAACTTTTATGTATGGTTAGGTGCCCAGCCAAGCTCTCGCACGGTTATAGCTAATAATTTCACAAGAAGGTCAGTAGCTAAGCCTGATGTTTTAGCCCAGGTTATATTCGCTCAGTATGCCAAACCGAATAACAAAAACTGTATGCCCGCAGTTGATTTTCGATCTTTAACGCGACAAATTAATAAAGAGATAAAAATCCGAGCGGGTCAAAGCGACCTTAAAGATAACCATGCTTTGCCACCACTTTACATAAAGGATTGA
- a CDS encoding AraC family transcriptional regulator, with product MGQSERFTASCHFVRVLLQQAESKGISSQMLLDSAGLTPELVEGAQARLTTEKLAKIVQLMWSNLNDETMGFYPSPTKLGTFQMMGQLSINSPSLYKALKRATRFYSLVTDDYSFRLVRKGDECTFIYTPKDNEADKEHLIIEFTLIVWHRFASWLVGKHIPLSSTSFSYPSPAHVDEYKFMYPSPHKFNQDQNSFSFSSQYLNLPIIQNEESLHAFINRSPVDIFLKPRNDESFSTRIRLYIEPLVFDGFPDFDTVAEKLCMANQTLRRKLKAEGTSYQQIKDLVRRDIAIYHLTQQSLSISEISCLVGFTEPGAFIRAFKNWTGVTPGDYRKES from the coding sequence ATGGGGCAATCGGAGCGTTTTACTGCATCCTGTCACTTCGTACGAGTGCTACTGCAACAGGCTGAATCAAAAGGGATTAGCTCTCAAATGCTACTGGACAGCGCAGGGCTCACACCGGAACTAGTCGAAGGAGCACAAGCACGCTTAACTACAGAAAAGCTCGCAAAAATCGTTCAACTTATGTGGTCAAACCTTAACGATGAGACCATGGGGTTTTACCCTAGCCCAACAAAACTAGGGACTTTCCAAATGATGGGCCAACTCAGCATTAATTCACCCTCATTATATAAAGCGCTTAAACGTGCGACCCGTTTTTACTCTTTAGTCACTGATGACTACAGCTTTCGTTTAGTACGAAAGGGTGATGAGTGCACCTTTATCTATACACCGAAAGACAATGAGGCTGACAAAGAGCATCTCATCATCGAGTTTACCCTCATTGTATGGCACCGCTTTGCCAGCTGGTTAGTTGGTAAACATATCCCCCTGAGTAGCACGAGTTTTAGCTATCCAAGTCCTGCTCATGTGGATGAATATAAATTCATGTACCCTAGCCCCCATAAGTTTAACCAAGACCAAAATAGCTTTAGCTTTAGCAGCCAATATTTAAACCTACCCATCATTCAAAACGAAGAAAGTTTACACGCGTTTATTAATCGCTCACCGGTTGATATCTTTTTGAAGCCCAGAAACGATGAAAGTTTTAGCACACGCATCCGCCTTTATATTGAGCCTTTAGTCTTTGATGGCTTTCCCGACTTTGACACCGTTGCAGAAAAACTCTGCATGGCCAACCAAACACTACGACGTAAGCTTAAAGCAGAAGGCACTTCTTACCAGCAAATAAAAGATCTGGTTCGACGAGATATCGCCATCTATCACCTTACCCAGCAGTCCCTCAGTATTTCTGAAATCTCATGTTTGGTAGGTTTTACCGAACCCGGGGCCTTTATCCGTGCTTTTAAAAATTGGACCGGGGTAACCCCTGGTGATTATCGAAAAGAAAGCTGA
- a CDS encoding DUF4381 domain-containing protein, with protein MKATDVYQNPWLDTLNPIQLPEPVAFWPVGIMWQWLVVIAIFWCISVLRKRINSWRANAYRREALKELTQLEKRIVSREFDEAAIRQLPVLVKRVCVCAGLPASDVIADKEIWKNSDASKNNRHSQYRMCEMLKRLAYAPPSQIVLMTNDDMAWLITAIRMWIIEHNTAPKNEHKRADSDV; from the coding sequence ATGAAAGCGACTGATGTATACCAAAACCCTTGGTTAGATACCCTTAACCCCATACAGCTTCCTGAGCCTGTGGCTTTTTGGCCAGTGGGTATTATGTGGCAGTGGCTTGTTGTGATTGCAATTTTTTGGTGCATATCGGTGCTGCGTAAGCGTATTAACAGTTGGCGGGCTAATGCTTATAGAAGGGAAGCACTCAAAGAGCTCACTCAGTTAGAGAAGCGTATTGTAAGTAGAGAGTTTGATGAAGCAGCAATTAGGCAACTTCCAGTTTTGGTTAAGCGAGTATGCGTGTGTGCTGGATTGCCGGCCAGCGACGTTATAGCAGATAAAGAGATCTGGAAAAATTCAGATGCTTCAAAGAATAATAGGCATTCTCAATACAGGATGTGTGAAATGCTAAAGCGTTTAGCTTATGCCCCTCCTAGCCAAATAGTATTGATGACAAATGATGATATGGCTTGGCTGATCACGGCTATCCGAATGTGGATCATTGAGCATAATACAGCCCCAAAGAATGAACATAAGAGGGCTGATAGCGATGTTTGA
- a CDS encoding DUF58 domain-containing protein produces the protein MALTSDCIPHSNTQGIYVSLPELLLLKSQTKFSYPLINLMANQQQPGQMNTHRRGRGLMFEELRHYQPGDDIRLLDWKTTKRTGQPHIRVFTEEREKPTYIVLDQRSSLFFGSQRQMKSVLAAELFALVAWQTLKAGDRVGAFLCSESTGLYKPQRSERNLLSVLKKVEQLNHALSATNSVNGDSLNDAVNKLGRLACGAEDIWIISDLEGLSGLRSDYLNPLLQKNNLRMLMVTDPLEESMPACHRWSFSQAGQFIELNTHSRELRNKYAEQFLSAKQRIQSLILAPNTSFLELTTALTLREQVFTGMTPSERRFRS, from the coding sequence ATGGCGCTTACTTCAGATTGTATACCTCATTCAAATACGCAAGGCATTTATGTTAGTTTGCCTGAACTCCTCTTATTGAAAAGCCAAACCAAGTTTTCTTATCCCCTAATAAACTTGATGGCTAACCAGCAACAACCAGGCCAGATGAATACTCATCGACGTGGCCGTGGTCTGATGTTTGAAGAGTTAAGGCATTATCAGCCAGGAGATGATATCCGCCTATTAGACTGGAAAACAACAAAGCGTACCGGTCAGCCACATATCCGTGTGTTCACTGAAGAGCGAGAAAAACCCACTTATATTGTGCTTGATCAGAGGTCTAGTCTTTTTTTTGGCTCCCAACGGCAGATGAAATCGGTATTGGCAGCAGAACTGTTTGCTCTAGTCGCGTGGCAAACGCTTAAGGCTGGGGACAGGGTTGGGGCTTTTTTATGTTCAGAAAGTACCGGTTTATATAAGCCTCAGCGTAGTGAAAGAAATTTACTAAGCGTACTGAAAAAAGTAGAGCAGCTTAACCATGCATTGAGTGCAACAAATTCTGTCAATGGCGACAGCCTTAATGACGCGGTTAATAAGCTAGGGCGTTTGGCTTGTGGCGCAGAAGATATTTGGATTATCAGCGATCTAGAGGGACTTTCGGGGCTAAGGTCTGATTATCTTAACCCGCTGCTTCAGAAAAACAATCTACGAATGTTAATGGTCACTGATCCACTTGAAGAGAGTATGCCTGCTTGCCACCGATGGAGCTTTAGCCAAGCAGGCCAGTTTATTGAGTTAAATACCCATTCCCGCGAGCTAAGGAATAAATACGCTGAGCAGTTTTTGTCTGCAAAACAACGTATTCAATCATTAATTCTTGCCCCCAATACCTCATTTCTGGAACTGACTACCGCACTGACTTTACGTGAACAGGTCTTCACTGGTATGACACCTTCCGAGCGAAGGTTTCGCTCATGA
- a CDS encoding VWA domain-containing protein, translated as MFELTFAWALLLLPLPWLVKSFFQPHAADIDAIHAPFTQRLSDASGLPLQVVSVHQRRPIQRWLMGFIWIMVVFSMARPVWLLDVVKFTEPTRDLMIAVDISGSMATEDMVSVQGTPVSRLDVLKTLLKHLVMSRESDRFGLILFGSAPYLQVPFSQDKQIFIQLLNESQVPMAGPKTMLGDAIGLAVKHFKSSQTEQKALLLFTDGNDSGSKVSPLEAAEFAKRADIKVYTIAIGNPETLGEPALDLGLLKQIAQLTQGEAFQADSRNELGTLMGKIEELEPDNQKLSSYQPFLALYHWPLALALFVTLLTHSWLALQRWSTQ; from the coding sequence ATGTTTGAACTGACGTTTGCGTGGGCTTTATTGCTGTTGCCTCTTCCTTGGTTAGTGAAATCATTTTTTCAGCCGCATGCTGCTGATATTGATGCGATACATGCCCCTTTCACACAGCGTTTATCGGATGCATCTGGCTTACCTCTTCAAGTGGTTTCTGTGCATCAACGTCGACCTATTCAACGTTGGTTGATGGGGTTTATTTGGATAATGGTTGTTTTTTCGATGGCGCGACCTGTGTGGCTTTTAGATGTGGTCAAATTTACAGAACCCACAAGGGACTTGATGATTGCTGTAGATATATCGGGCAGTATGGCGACTGAAGATATGGTTTCAGTACAAGGAACGCCGGTGAGTCGTTTAGATGTCTTGAAAACACTCTTGAAGCACCTAGTTATGAGCAGAGAAAGTGATCGGTTTGGGCTTATTTTGTTTGGTAGCGCGCCTTATTTACAAGTACCTTTTAGTCAGGATAAACAAATATTTATCCAACTATTAAATGAAAGCCAAGTGCCTATGGCCGGCCCTAAAACTATGTTAGGTGATGCAATTGGTTTAGCGGTGAAGCACTTTAAAAGTAGCCAAACAGAGCAAAAAGCCCTGCTGTTGTTCACAGACGGAAATGATTCAGGTAGTAAAGTCTCTCCATTAGAGGCCGCAGAGTTTGCAAAAAGAGCGGATATAAAGGTATATACCATTGCGATTGGCAATCCTGAAACTTTAGGCGAGCCTGCACTAGATCTTGGTCTGTTAAAGCAGATAGCGCAACTCACGCAAGGAGAGGCTTTTCAAGCCGATAGCCGGAACGAGCTTGGCACGCTTATGGGGAAAATTGAAGAGTTAGAACCCGATAACCAAAAGCTCAGCAGCTACCAACCTTTTCTGGCTTTATATCACTGGCCATTAGCGTTGGCGCTGTTTGTGACCTTATTGACTCATTCTTGGCTAGCGCTACAGCGCTGGAGTACACAATGA